The genomic stretch CAAGCCAATCTGCCTGTGCAGGTTCCCTCCTGGGATGCCAATACCTTTCAGCACGGAGATGACCGTTGGCGAAAGAACTGCTCCGATCTCGTGGCATGCTCCGTGTCTCGAGGCTGTGTCTGTCCAAGTTTCCCACCAATTCTGGGGGCAGGGTGGCAGACCCTCTCCTAGAGAATGGGATTTGCTCCTGCAAGGAGTTCACACTGGAGACTGAAGTGAGGCTACGGCTCTCTCGTCCGTGATTGACCGAAGAGGATGGTCTCTTCCCGGTTTTGCGTTGAATGTAGTCGGCCAGGGCGGTCTGCTGTAGTTGCTTCAGCTCAGGCCTGGAGAGGTTAAGGGTGGAGCAagctttcccctctctctcaaaGATGCGGCGCCTATCTGCCACTGTGTTCTCTGGGAAGCCAAAGGGAAGATCCTTCCTCTGGGGACAGCAGGCAGCTGGCTCTCCTGCCCCAGATACCCCAACTTCATTCATCTTCTCAGGCTCTGAATAGGAACGCTTCTTTTGTTCAGCTGTGAGTCGCTTCCGGCCTCCAACCCGGGCCACCAGGGCTGCTGCGTCTTCCCTGGGTGGGCTCCCCTCAGTGGGAGTGATGCTGTGTCGTTCCTTGGGGATATGAGGTGAAGCAGACATCACTGTTACTTCTGGGCTCCTCATCCCCAAGTGGGCAGAGGCTGGCCTCTGCCTTGCCCCTCGCCTTGACTGGGATACTACGGGGGGACCCAGATCGAGATCCCGACGTTGGAAGGAAGTGGCTCCCAGGACCCTGGACTGAGCATCCTTGATACTATTCCGATAGGCCTGGTTTAAGGGAACCTCAAGAAGTGGTGACTCAGGGCTAGTAGGCCTACCTCCTCTCCACAGGGTTTCCTCCTCCACCTTGTTGGAAAGCTGGAAGGTGCTTTGGCTGCGTTGTAGGAGAGGCCCACTTCTGAGTGGCTTCGTCTCTGGGTGTGCACGGCCACCATTCCCAACCCTCCTTGGCTGATGTTCAGGTAGATGCCAGGAAACGCCTTCAGGTTTCTTCTTACCCTCTTTGACCAGGTTCTCCCCAGTGCTCCCAGAACTTATGGATGAACCTGCTTCCGAGAAGCTTATTTCATCCTGGGGATCTTCAAGGCCGATCATGGAGCTTCCACTACCAGGTGTGTGTTCCAGCTTGCTGGCCCTGTAGATGTAGCTGCTCACACTCAAGGGTCTCCGGTTCCTTTGTTCACGTTGCTCAATCTTACTGACCTTCTCCAACACGGAGCAGTTGGGTTTACCATAATGAGAGGTCTGGAGGGTGTTGCCTGAACTAAGCCGCCTCCGGTTCAGGCTGGATGTCTGCCTGTGGGCCTCATGCCTTGGTTGAGAATTATGGAAAGGGGGCGAGCCTTTAGTTCCTCCCTCAGTCCTGACATGGGAAGCTTGCCAGTCGGAATGGTCCCATTGTTCAAGAACTGTCTTTTGGGGCTCTTGTTCCATTGGACTCACGTTGATCCTACTGTCAGGGTTTCCCTCCTGAGGACCCATTGGTAGGTCCAGGCTCTCTTGCTTCCTGGTGCTTTCGGAAATAGTCTGTCGAGATAAAAAActtgaatttgttttgcctgaagTGCTCCATGAGTCTTCTCTTTCTGGTCGTGGTTGAAGGCGGGCATTTTGAGACTCCTGGAATTCTGCCCTTCTGGGTTCTGAGGGTCTGCAAAGTACCTGGCCTTCATTGGCTTCCTGAACCTGGATCTGCAGGGTCTGAGGGATGTGATGGTTGGAGTGCTGTACACTCTCGTGCATGCTTTCTCTCCCATTGGAGAGCACACTGTTGCCCTCTGAAATCTGCAGCTCATCCTTCCTCAGGGAAGTGCCCCTGATGTTCTCAGACTCTGATATGAAATGTGGCTTATATGGGGAAAACTTGACTGTGGCTTCTGGCTTCTCCACTGGGGGTGGTGAGATATACTCTGGAGCCTGGTAGAAGATGGCTGCAGACTTACTGGGGCCATTTTGATTCCCATTCTCAAGATGAGCCCCCTTGTCACAAGTGCTCAGTGTGGCGGTATAACTGCATTCCTTGACGAGTGCTGGGTATACCATCCCATTGCTGCTCACAGAAGGCTGGGGCATCTGGGCAAAGTGCGGTTCAGGTGAAGGTACAGGGTAGATGCCAGTAGGGAGCAGTGGCTGGCCTGGTTGGGATGCTTGGCCATAGTTTTGCTTGGGCTTCACTGGGGGACTACTCTCTGGACTTTTCTCTAGAAGAGGATGCAAATGTTCTTCTGGAAATGAAGTCTTTAGAGATCCAGGGAAGCCTGAGTGGGGCCGGCCACACCTGCTGTACTCGAGGCTAGAACAAGAGCTGGATCTCTCATAATGCCTGAGAACCGCATAGCTGCCACTCCGAGTTGGGGGCATGGGAGCACCCACCTTGTGGGGTAGGCTGTTGGATTTTGTCTCATGGGACCTGCAGTACTCTTGGTTCCAGGAGAGCAGGGGTGTCCGGCCCCCTCTAGGATGATTATGCCACCCATCATAATCCCGACCATCCGCTGACTCCTGGGATTCTCCTGTGGGGAGAAGCAATGCTGAAGAGTTCACCTCATACTCTGCTGAGACGCCTCGCCTGGTGTCGTAGACTGTCTTGACATACCGGATGTCAGCCTGTTTCATGCCTTCCAATAGGCTGCCTTGGGCGGGTGTTGTGGCCACTGTGTCAGAACACTCCTGGGCAGAGAAGCTGGTGGGGGGATACTCGAGGATGCTAGAACTGGTAGAGAAGGAACTATAAGCAGAGTCTCTCTTGTTGTGGAGGTGGGTGAGCTGGTCGATGCTACTGGTAGACTTGGCAGGAGAGAGGAGGTGACATGGGGGGTAGCCACCGCTGTGGTCCAAACTCTCCATGCTCCCTTGGGAGCTGTACTGATCGGGGCTCCTTCTTGGATAAGCATGGCTATAGTTAGAGACATCGCTTGTAGAGGAACTgcgagggaaaagagagaaaaccgATTAGTGACATGGGAGAGTTATGATTTAGCAGACTCTGGAAGCCAGCTCTCAAAGAGACATTTTGGGACagcaaggtggatagagcactgggtccgaagtcaggaggacctgagttcaaaactggcctcaagcacttactagctgtgtgaccctgggcaagtcacttaaccccaggtgCTTCCACCCtcctaaaagaaaaccaaattaaagaGACTAttcaatgtgtgtatatatgtgtgtgtgtgtgtgtgtgtgtgtgtatttaagaaCTGAATAGCCCATAGAAACCTTTCCTTATTGAGATAAGTGAAAAAAGGTACAGGAAAAGAAAACTAGTCGTGTACTTGTATGACCCCTGTCCCATCTTCTGTGAGTTATTTGCACTTAAACAACTTTCCTTTAAAAGGACTCATAATAGAAAAGGGAAGGACATGTTTCCCAAGGAAAGAAGATGATCCAGCTTGGCCAGAGCAAAGTCTGTGGAGGTGGAGCCATGGGAAAAGATTGAAAAGGTGAAGTGCTGGCAGATTGTGGAGTGTTGACGTGTTGAGCAAAAGGGTCTGAATTTTACTTGTGAGAAAATAGGGAGCCCCCAGAAGTATTTGAGCAGAAGGACGGAATATAGGATGGCACCAGAATCTGGATCCATTGGAACAGGCAACCTGAGCTGACTCTTGAAGTGCCTTGAGCTTCATGGAATATTTCTCTGTAGATTAAAGCAACTTCAACTCCTGAAATGCAGTCCCCTCAGGTCTAGGAGAAACTCCCTCCTAACATCTGCCTTTTAATCTGTAGTTTCATTGACCATTCAGCTCAAGGACCAAGCTCCTACACGaaacctttctttatattcctccgGCTGCTAGTGCCTGACTCTCCTCACCATCACCTTTTAATTCTTTTGGATCTATTTAGCTATGCACATTGATTCATAGTAAAAGATTGAgagatcagaggatcatagatttgaagctggaagagaCATGTTGGGTCATATAATTCAGCTCCCTTAATTTtgttatggaaactgaggcccagaaaggttaattaACTTGTCCAATATCAAATAAGTATGAAGTTGCAGAGGTAGGATTTCATTCCATGTTCCCTGACTCTTTATCAAGTGTTCTTTCTAGCACATTGCCTACATGTTATTTCCCATGACAGAGTATAAACTATTTTGGGGCAAaaactcttcctccctccctcccttccttccttcctctctctttcctccttcctccctctctctttctttccttcctccctcccctcctctctctttcctccttccttccttcctttcttcctccctctttcctccttcctttctatctttcctccttcctttctatcttttctccttccttccttcctttttgcctttatcttcccagaatctagcacagtgcctaataaaAGTGTGTTGATTGCTTGGGTAGCTTGAAGAGTTCTGAGAAttattccttctcattctccCCAATGAAAAAGCCTCCATCCCCACAGAATCCCTGGTTCTTGGATGACTTGGGAAGTTGGACTCAGAGGTTCTTGAGATCGGTCTCTAGATGCAAACTCTTCATTTAGCTCAAGGAGTCAAGTATTCCCAAAGTCATCTTGTTCTCCCCTTCCAAAGTAACTGGGCTTTTAAAAGATGCACGGGTAGAATTAGACACTGTATCACTCGCACTCACATACAAGCCCTGCTATTGCTATGTtgcttatgtgtgtgtacacagcaAGATCTCTTTGGGAATTTGTCTTAGACACAATGTGAACATTTTGTAGCAACATTACACTACACAGATGGGGAGATGATGACAACACAAGTAACTATGTTCAGAAAATTATTGCTTCTCCCATTCATCTCGGTTAGAAACATACAATATATTGCACTTGGGCAAAATAATGGCAAAAAAATTAAGATGTTACACTTTTTACCCAAGCCTCATCACATCTTCATTTGGGAAATGGGATGCaagaaataactaataaaatcgtttgggggaaaaaaagaaagaaaagaaaaactatcatAAAACtgtaattatgttaatagttgaaatgagcagaaccaggagaacatcaaaCACAGTAATGAcaatgttgtatgatgatcaactgtgaaagtcttagctactctgatcaagatatTGATTCAAGTCAATTGCAAAgaacacatgatgaaaaatgctatcccctctagagagagaactgatgaaactttgagtgcagattaaagcacattcattttatttttcatgtgtgtgtttgtgtgtgtgtgtatatgtatgtgtgtatgtgtgtgtgtgttttcttttacaaaatggctaataCGGAAATATGGGGCCAGTATAGCCAGTCTACCAGACTGTGCCctggcattatttttttaaattttaaagtattcattcattcattcattcatttacttatttacttacttatttatctatctatttatttatttataagcagggcaatgagggttaagtgacttgcccagggtcatacagctagtaagtgtcaagtgtctgaagctggatttgaacccaggtcgtccttgggggccagtgctttatccactgtgtcacctagctgccccctgccctggCATTTCTTGTTGGATATTTACCACTATATTCTAATCTAGACCAACAGTATTACTTCCACCTGACTTcaaactctccctccctccctccctccttccttcctatagtGCTTTTCCCCATTTGACTTGGTCACCTCCTGAATACTACTGAGTGAATTATATTATTGGGTcttatatgaatgaaaaaaaaaattagtaaccCTATGTGATAAGCTCTGGAGAAACAAATGGACAagacagtccatgccctcaaggataTCACATTCTAATGTGTTACATAACAAAGAGGAGGTTGCAGGTTTGAGTCAGAGAGAAAGATCcagcgggcagctagatggcgcagtggatagagtaccggccctggagtcaggagtatctgagttcaaatccggcctcagacacttaacacttactagctgtgtgaccctcggcaagtcacttaaccccaattgccttacttaaaaaaaataaaaaaagaaagatccagGTCCCACACTTCAGTTTCTTATGTTGAGCCATTTGACAGTACCAAGGACTTTAGTGACCAAAACTTTCTTTGCTGGTTGTCATGTGTTGTCCTAGGAATGGCCTCATcctcttggggtttttttagagAATGATGACTGTGGTGGTCTAGGATGAAAGCAGCACTCATGGTCTAGGGGTGCCATCACTTGCTGGGCACTTGAGCTTATCTGTCCACTAGTGGGAAGTGGTCAGCAGCTGGTATGGGTGATTAGCAGCAAGGGTTGCTAGCTGCTTCTATACAGTGATAGGCTATAGTCAATGGGAGTCTGCACTGGAAGCAGATCTAGCGATCTTAGGGCCACTTCTATTCCCAAGCCTCTTGGGATCAGGGTCCAGGGCTATTTCCATAGGTGTGTGAGGGGAGGtgatggaaggggaagggaggtcaAGAGATTAGTTAactatatgaccctagacaagtcagcTGACATCTCTAAGCCTTAATTCAtagctatataaattattatctgTCATATCTACCTAACAAGATTttcgtgaggataaaatgagaaaatgaaaatccTATAAAAAGTTTAaagctccttcccttcttccttcttctttctctcatgtatgtgtacatgtgcacacacacaatacacacacacacacacacagtacatAGTATGATGCTATCTTGAGATAATGCTGCTTGAattcagggactgttttgttcacagtcattttctttaaaaaagcatacaagaggggtggctaggtggcgcagtggatagagcaccggccctggagtcaggagtacctgagttcaaatctggcctcagacacttaacacttactagctgtgtgaccctgggcaagtcacttaaccccaattgcctcactagaaaaaaaaagcatacaaggtggcagctaggtggcacagtggataaagcaccagccctggattcaggaggacccgagttcaaatctggcctcagacacttgacacttactagctgtgtgaccctgggcaagtcacttaaccctcattgcgacCCCTCCCCAAGCATACTAGGATTCTACTGATACCACTTCATTACTGTCAGAGCAGCAATCTAGACCACGACGGGCTATAAAAGGGAGAGTGTTGAgaaatgttgatttattttaagtataatcagtagaatgcaaacttctttagggaagggactgttttgattttgtcCATTGCCTAGTAAAATAAcaggtatacagtaggtgcttaataaacgcttgttgaatTATTGAATCTTTGCAATGGGCAGTCACTTTGAACCCCTTGAAAAACATACTCATGCTAAACATAGTATTGTGGCATCAGGTCTCACTAAAACCtttttgtacctagttgtttgcacattgtctcccctattagattgtgagctccttaagaacggGAACTGTTTTGTGCCTTTCTTTATAGCCCCAGAACTTAAAGTTCCTggaacagagtaggtacttaataaatatttactgactaaaTGATCTGATAAAGGGAGTATTAGAGGGTTATCTCAGCGAAATCCCAAATGTAACAGCTTGTAGGCACTCAGCTTTCTGGTCTGTATATTCTTCTCCCTACTGTCATTACCATCCTGCCCCCACTGCACCTTCCTCCTTACCCATTTCACTTCCTGCAGCTAAGTCCCTGAGCCAGGGCTAGGGTTTGGCAGAACAAGGATGATGACCATCCACTGACTTGGCAACTAGACCACTAGATGCCACTGGTGTGCCTCGGAAAAGCTCCTGGCAAACACATAGGCTCCATACAGCTGAAGGCAGGCCTGGAGGCTGGGTTCCAAGCGGGATGGGATGGGGCCATCTGCCAGAACTGCCGTTGCTATCATAGAAAGCCTTCGGCATGAAATGAACAGATTACGGGATGATTTGTGTGGGGTGATGGGAGAGAACACAGATTTCCACTGTAGTTTTGGAAGTAATATGAGCCTTTCTTTCTCTAACCCCACCCCACATGGTGCTTTTGAACTGACAAGTTGTTGTATTAAGAAAAGCCATTCGAGAAATGGATGGGCAGCTCAAATGACAAGGGGCAAAGGTGGCGGAGAAAGTTGGGACAGACACTCTTGTCAAATCACCTCCAGCatgtggggaaaagggaaaaggagaggaatccCCCTAATGCAGagctctgccctccctcccaattGACCTGGAAAGGGAAAAGGTGGCACTAAATCAAAGGGTCTTAACTTGGGATTCACAGATTCCCCGCAGGggtccatgaatagatttcaaggGACTGATAAGTGTGGATGgcagaaaaataactttatttttactAGCCTCTGACTGTAATCCAGCATTTCTTTTAATCATTCAGAAACATTCCTCTGGGAAGGGGTCTATAACCTTTACCAGACTGCTTAAGAGGTCAGTTACATACAAAACATTAAGATGAACTAGATTTAAGTCCAGGCTGTGATAcacagaagtcacttaacctctcactgcccCAGGAAACTCCTGAAGACTATAATATGTCGAAGAGGTAGCTCATCTGCCTTGGAAGATTTCCTGAGAATTCCTTTTAGTAAGGAAATCACaggttctatttttaaaaagcaccatAAGCACACGGTACCTATGTGGCACACTGGATAGCATGCCTGGTCTAGAGTGAattcaaaaatggcctcagacatttactagctggatgactctgggttagtcacttaaccttgcttgcctcagttttctcatctgtaaaatgagttggagaaggaattggcaaactgctctaacatctttgccaagaaaaccctgaatagggtcatgaagagttgaacgtgattgaaacaactgaacagcaacagaaTTCTTCACATCTGTGGTGGTGGATAAATTCTTTCAGGGCCAAGGGGGGAAAGGTAATGGATAAGGAGGAAATAGGGGGTGGTGAGGAGGGAACATTgtaaattcttatttttcctaCCAACCAAAGGCTATCCAGATTGACTGAAAGAAGTTCATTCTCAACTGATTAATCAGTTTTCTGAACAGTGAGGTCTGGATGTATGTTTAGTGCTCACCAAATACTTGACCATCATCCATTAGGTAAGGTATACACTTAGCCTCAGACAAGTTTTTATGATCCTCATTTATATGGGTGGCCTGCAGGCTGTTTACATTCCCTTTGTTcacaagaaaaaccccaaactgaaaaACATTCCCTTGGAACTCCACCTCTGCAATTTTAGGAAAGCGATAACCACCCCCTCCAGTATTGGAGTCTGGTGTCCTGGACAATGAGACAACTAACTGATTCTAGTTCACTCAGGTTCCAAGTTTGTAGGCCTGAGGGAGCTCTGACTTGGCTTTCTATCCTAATGCTCTTGGAAGTTGGCACTTGGCCCTCTCCTAAGtgacaaagagattaaaaaattattttatgaagggggaagaggaagaagaaatgttaGGGGGTAGGGAGAAGGAGGCTGTCATATTTAAACAATATAACAGACAAAGAATAACCGTTTTCCCTCAGAGACGCCAATGGTTAACTTTTAGAAATCTCTCAGTAAAACTCGTCACCCATGGAGGACTATAAGAAATCATCATGATTTCACTTAAAGACACTCATCAAAATGACTCCATACTCCAATGGGCAAGGCTTCCCTGCTGGCTGAGCCCTTTATTTTATGTGGGAATCTGGATTTACTTCTCTTTGGGAGGTGGCCAGTTGCAGAAGCAACAGAGATAAGGAATGTTGGCTTGGATTAAGCGTATCTTAGCGAGGAGGTTGGCATGGTTTTTGGATTGCCCCTTTCCATTCCttgctcccccttctcccagaaaAGCATGTGTTCAGTCCATCTTCCACGCTTCAGTTTTAAACCTTGCTGGAAGCTGGAGTCATCTCttctaattgtatttttaaaaaaatattgcccATTTAAAAAATTGCCATTTAAAAAGCATCTACTAAAGTTCCATTAAATTTGACAAATACTTATGGACCTACTCCATGCTAGACCTGGGGCCAGGTTCTAGAAAGAGGGAGATGATGGTGGTTAGGTGGAGAATGAAGTGGTAGTAATGTCAGGAGAAAGGTTTACTTTCTTCTAACTTGCCACATGACCTTCAAAAACCTGGATGAAACACTTTTCTGTTAACTTAGTGGGAAAATGTCTACTTTTTTTGGCAAGCACAAATCATGGGATAAGTCAAGGTTTATTTCCCTGGCTTTGGAGTCATTTGTCAGTAGCTTTGGGAAACTCTTTTAATCCAAGAGGAAGAATAACTCAGTGACtagagtcctggacctggagtcaggaagacctctttTCAGATCCCCCCTCAAACACGTACTAGCtctgtaaccatgggcaagtcacttaattttataAGCTGCACTTTTGTCTTTTGTAAAACGACAGAGTTGTCTTGGTGACCTTGGATCTAGAATAttacttccagatctaaatctatgatcctgggggcagctagatggtgcagtcgataaagcactggccctagattcaggaggacctgagttcaaatttggcctcagacccttgacacttactagctgtgtgaccctgggcaagttacttaaccctcattgccctgcaaaaaacaaacaaaaaaacaaaaacaaaaaaaccaaacccaaaaaaccaaaccaaaacaaaatcttttCTATAGTTTTTCCTAATTATGCACTAATCCTATTAATTACATTTGGcagacagtaggtgcttaaatacttgctgactggcATAAAATAAACTGGTTCAAGACCctgactatattataaagtaggcAATGATTTGAAAAGCAGGGagataagaaaagggaaagaagaaaaaaaaattaagtaggaTACCTAGGTAGAGGGAACAAAGCCAAGGGAGGGGTAtagtagagtagaaagaacattctaatgaaaaatgggtGTGCTTTTTAATCCAACAGGCAAAGCCTCTGtaattttctctttgaaataaagaagaaagatgtCTTAATGATAAGCCAAAATTTGGTAGTATTCCCCTCAGCAAATAGGCTTTGGCAGGGATGGTGGTTTatgtttgttgttctttctagGATAGTTTTAAAATGGTTTAACAGAGAAACATCCAATCTGAAAATGTATAGATTCTGCAAATGAGCAGTCAGTTCTTGGAATGATTCTGGCTTCTTTGCTTCCTACTCAAAACAAGGATTTAACATCAGTTTCTCCTCACATATAAAGTTTTTGGGAGGGAGAGGTTGGTAGGGGAGGAGAGTGGCAGGAAGGATAATTTAATCCTTAGAGTTCATAGAAAAggtataatctttttaaaattttaaaataatacttaattTTTTCCAATACATATGAAGataatttttgacattcatttttttaaaaattgagtttcaaattttctcccttcctctctccctaagacagtaagcaatttgatataggttatatatgtgcaatcatctagaacatatttccatattaatcatgttgagagagaagaaacagaccaagaTGTGGGGAgaaacatgtaaaaaataaagtaaaaaatagtatgcttccatctgtattcagactctattagttctttttctagatgtggatagcattaAGAAAGTATTGGGTGGGCAAAAAgtcatgttttaataactttttgaaaattatcttttctttatttttcgccatttatgagatttgctTTTTCACACATAAgggaaattcatttcctatatatgctgtatatgatgctatggtacaacaaattaaaaacaaaaagtaaaagcgttattaaatattgaaacttcttcatgacttttggcccaccctgtataaccttatggaagagagaaagggacgCAGGCTGGGAATGATAGACAAAGGGAAactagaagagaagaaaatgttccTTTCTGGAAGAGTTGTCATTCTTTGAGTCCATTCAGTCATAGCTGAGGTGCCTGCTACGTACCTGGAATGATAATTTTGGTGCCAAGGAGTACCAATCGTACCCTGAGATATTTGCATCATGCTGGCATCAGGCTTATCCTCCCCAGATTTGGTTGAATGCCAGGAGTGTGGTTGGCTCACAGGTTCACTGCACCTGGAGAGAGATGGGAAACACATTCCTTCAGTGTCAACAACATAGACTCTCCATGAAGGATAACAACATGAATTTAGAAATTTAAGCCAGTATATTTTCAATTATCTTGATGCAACAAGGCTCCTTATAAAGACAGTATTTCTACCAGTAATGCTCCTACATCTTCAAATGGCCATGCTACTTTCTAATGTTGTTACTCTTGAAGTTGATGATGATCATCATCACCATTGTGTCTCTCATTCTGCTTCAATTACTGCATGGACCAAAAAAACGTGAATAATAACTTTCTTTTCGATCTCTGGGAAGATGAATTTTTACCTACAGGAGTTGAATTCCTCCTCTCTGCTAGATAAATACAAATGTTATCATCATTTCAAATTCTGGGCAAGAATCGGGTaaggggaagcagctaggtgagtACCAGGCTTCTTTACTCCTTGGGCAAATGAGAGTAAGACTCGTTATGGTCCTCTGGTTTGCAAAAATTGTCCTCATTTTTGTAGTCGACTGGCTTTAACTTTGGAccatcttaaattaaaaaaaaaaaaacaatagacaagcagaaagagaaaatgggcaTAGTTGTAGTTGTAGATTGGTTGGAAGGCAGAAGAATGAGTTTGGTGAATGATGCTATGTCAAGCTGTTCATCTTCCTGAACCTCTGCCATCTGGACGTCTTATATGTGGAGCTCTGTGAAGTTTTTTTTGTTCTACCCCCTGGACTTTAGATGCCTTTATCAACTTTTTGCTAATGATACTTATGTTGTGCCTCTCTGTGTTTTCATGTTCATGTGTTTCTGTTTTcatgcattaaaaacaaaaaaccactttaTTCCCACATTCCCATTCAAaaaataatgaggggcagctaggtggcacagtggataaaacaaggcacctggattcaggaggacctgagttcaaaactggcctcagacatttgacacttactagctgtgtgaccctgggcaagtcacttaaccctcatttcatgccaataaacaaacaaacaaacaaacaaataaataaatatttttttaaataatgaaaactCTGGCCTTGCTCTATTTAGAC from Dromiciops gliroides isolate mDroGli1 chromosome 6, mDroGli1.pri, whole genome shotgun sequence encodes the following:
- the SHROOM3 gene encoding protein Shroom3 isoform X3; the encoded protein is MALGKEDCLALVLSRLGSQIRGRRRNVNADADQKPEVSPPHSPGSFTPDFQHRIATDGGIQLILRNRCSEPVSQPHSWHSTKSGEDKPDASMMQISQGTIGTPWHQNYHSSSSTSDVSNYSHAYPRRSPDQYSSQGSMESLDHSGGYPPCHLLSPAKSTSSIDQLTHLHNKRDSAYSSFSTSSSILEYPPTSFSAQECSDTVATTPAQGSLLEGMKQADIRYVKTVYDTRRGVSAEYEVNSSALLLPTGESQESADGRDYDGWHNHPRGGRTPLLSWNQEYCRSHETKSNSLPHKVGAPMPPTRSGSYAVLRHYERSSSCSSLEYSRCGRPHSGFPGSLKTSFPEEHLHPLLEKSPESSPPVKPKQNYGQASQPGQPLLPTGIYPVPSPEPHFAQMPQPSVSSNGMVYPALVKECSYTATLSTCDKGAHLENGNQNGPSKSAAIFYQAPEYISPPPVEKPEATVKFSPYKPHFISESENIRGTSLRKDELQISEGNSVLSNGRESMHESVQHSNHHIPQTLQIQVQEANEGQVLCRPSEPRRAEFQESQNARLQPRPEREDSWSTSGKTNSSFLSRQTISESTRKQESLDLPMGPQEGNPDSRINVSPMEQEPQKTVLEQWDHSDWQASHVRTEGGTKGSPPFHNSQPRHEAHRQTSSLNRRRLSSGNTLQTSHYGKPNCSVLEKVSKIEQREQRNRRPLSVSSYIYRASKLEHTPGSGSSMIGLEDPQDEISFSEAGSSISSGSTGENLVKEGKKKPEGVSWHLPEHQPRRVGNGGRAHPETKPLRSGPLLQRSQSTFQLSNKVEEETLWRGGRPTSPESPLLEVPLNQAYRNSIKDAQSRVLGATSFQRRDLDLGPPVVSQSRRGARQRPASAHLGMRSPEVTVMSASPHIPKERHSITPTEGSPPREDAAALVARVGGRKRLTAEQKKRSYSEPEKMNEVGVSGAGEPAACCPQRKDLPFGFPENTVADRRRIFEREGKACSTLNLSRPELKQLQQTALADYIQRKTGKRPSSSVNHGRESRSLTSVSSVNSLQEQIPFSRRGSATLPPELVGNLDRHSLETRSMPRDRSSSFANGHLRAERYWHPRREPAQADWLGEAGDQLSHPQKVTWALDKHSALVTVTKRAGKSMSAEDLLDRSDVLTVPCHSRSRSSPISDKKCQDVLLRGNSDYSLLGKSPSCTAGPGSSNSIRLSELTITDTQRSSPTPASRPNPFIKVPGAKQTSLLSTPNAQNQPIETLGERSSPEQMLPTQASSLIQKLGDLTQESEKGSPSSEKTPEDIRRETLAKQIVHQDKSLAGILDPDSRMKTTMDLMEGLFPQGPSFLKENNMRKKAIQRNTSFPVSEGSRGPEKERAGMLINCPAYYNVSAPKAELLNKLKSMPIEGNEDDDHLDVNEKKAKLIGSLRLKLESLKEAKESLLMDIKLNNALGEDVEVLISKLCKPNEFDKYKMFIGDLDKVVNLLLSLSGRLARVENVLSGLGEDADSQERSSLNEKRKVLAGQHEDARELKENLDRRERVVLDILANYLTKEQFQDYQHFVKMKSTLLIEQRKLDDKIKLGQEQLNCLLESLPRDFLSKARAPAALPPPEAEVPSNGGCTFRSTLTSSL